One window of the Saccopteryx bilineata isolate mSacBil1 chromosome 2, mSacBil1_pri_phased_curated, whole genome shotgun sequence genome contains the following:
- the TACO1 gene encoding translational activator of cytochrome c oxidase 1 isoform X1, producing MAAWAIVSLSRAAAPCLRALDPGIRAAVPCISPDSQPDPRGCSPAWGRTLHLTMAASAGHNKWSKVRHIKGPKDAERSRIFSKLALSIRLAVREGGPNPELNSNLAHVLEMCRNKQMPKSTIEASLKMEKTKDIYLLYEGRGPGGSSLLIEALSNSGSKCHSDIKHILNKNGGVMAEGARHSFDKKGVIVVGVEDREKKEVNLERALEFAIEAGAEDVKETEDEEEKHIFKFTCDASSLHQVRKKLESLGLCPVSCTLEFIPNTKVQLANPDMEQAAHLIQALSNHEDVIQVYDNIE from the exons ATGGCTGCTTGGGCCATTGTCAGCCTGAGTAGGGCCGCTGCTCCATGTTTGCGGGCGCTAGACCCGGGAATCCGGGCGGCTGTTCCGTGCATCTCTCCAGATTCCCAGCCTGACCCCCGGGGCTGTAGCCCCGCTTGGGGCCGTACGCTACACCTCACCATGGCGGCCTCTGCTGGGCACAACAAGTGGTCCAAAGTCCGACACATCAAAGGTCCCAAAGACGCTGAAAGGAGTCGAATCTTCTCCAAGCTTGCTTTGAGCATCCGCCTAGCGGTTAGAG AAGGAGGCCCCAACCCTGAGCTCAACAGCAACCTGGCCCACGTCTTAGAAATGTGTCGCAACAAGCAAATGCCCAAGTCAACTATTGAGGCATCGCTGAAAATGGAG AAAACCAAGGACATTTATTTGTTGTATGAGGGTCGAGGCCCTGGTGGCTCTTCTCTGCTCATTGAGGCATTATCTAACAGTGGCTCTAAGTGCCATTCGGACATCAAACATATCCTGAACAAGAATGG GGGAGTGATGGCTGAAGGAGCTCGCCACTCCTTTGACAAAAAGGGGGTGATCGTGGTTGGagtggaagacagagagaaaaaggaagtgaaCCTAGAGCGAGCCCTGGAGTTTGCAATCGAAGCAGGAGCTGAGGATGTCAAGGAAACTGAAGATGAAgaggaaaaacacatttttaag TTTACTTGTGATGCCTCTTCACTGCATCAAGTGAGAAAGAAGCTGGAGTCCCTGGGcttgtgtcctgtgtcctgtacACTAGAGTTCATCCCCAACACAAAGGTGCAGCTGGCTAACCCTGACATGGAGCAGGCTGCCCATCTCATCCAGGCTCTCAGCAACCATGAGGACGTGATCCAGGTCTATGACAATATTGAGTAA
- the TACO1 gene encoding translational activator of cytochrome c oxidase 1 isoform X2, translating into MAAWAIVSLSRAAAPCLRALDPGIRAAVPCISPDSQPDPRGCSPAWGRTLHLTMAASAGHNKWSKVRHIKGPKDAERSRIFSKLALSIRLAVRGGPNPELNSNLAHVLEMCRNKQMPKSTIEASLKMEKTKDIYLLYEGRGPGGSSLLIEALSNSGSKCHSDIKHILNKNGGVMAEGARHSFDKKGVIVVGVEDREKKEVNLERALEFAIEAGAEDVKETEDEEEKHIFKFTCDASSLHQVRKKLESLGLCPVSCTLEFIPNTKVQLANPDMEQAAHLIQALSNHEDVIQVYDNIE; encoded by the exons ATGGCTGCTTGGGCCATTGTCAGCCTGAGTAGGGCCGCTGCTCCATGTTTGCGGGCGCTAGACCCGGGAATCCGGGCGGCTGTTCCGTGCATCTCTCCAGATTCCCAGCCTGACCCCCGGGGCTGTAGCCCCGCTTGGGGCCGTACGCTACACCTCACCATGGCGGCCTCTGCTGGGCACAACAAGTGGTCCAAAGTCCGACACATCAAAGGTCCCAAAGACGCTGAAAGGAGTCGAATCTTCTCCAAGCTTGCTTTGAGCATCCGCCTAGCGGTTAGAG GAGGCCCCAACCCTGAGCTCAACAGCAACCTGGCCCACGTCTTAGAAATGTGTCGCAACAAGCAAATGCCCAAGTCAACTATTGAGGCATCGCTGAAAATGGAG AAAACCAAGGACATTTATTTGTTGTATGAGGGTCGAGGCCCTGGTGGCTCTTCTCTGCTCATTGAGGCATTATCTAACAGTGGCTCTAAGTGCCATTCGGACATCAAACATATCCTGAACAAGAATGG GGGAGTGATGGCTGAAGGAGCTCGCCACTCCTTTGACAAAAAGGGGGTGATCGTGGTTGGagtggaagacagagagaaaaaggaagtgaaCCTAGAGCGAGCCCTGGAGTTTGCAATCGAAGCAGGAGCTGAGGATGTCAAGGAAACTGAAGATGAAgaggaaaaacacatttttaag TTTACTTGTGATGCCTCTTCACTGCATCAAGTGAGAAAGAAGCTGGAGTCCCTGGGcttgtgtcctgtgtcctgtacACTAGAGTTCATCCCCAACACAAAGGTGCAGCTGGCTAACCCTGACATGGAGCAGGCTGCCCATCTCATCCAGGCTCTCAGCAACCATGAGGACGTGATCCAGGTCTATGACAATATTGAGTAA